The following coding sequences lie in one Osmerus mordax isolate fOsmMor3 chromosome 13, fOsmMor3.pri, whole genome shotgun sequence genomic window:
- the acd gene encoding adrenocortical dysplasia protein homolog: MSRGRRAQLAPWIEQTILNYGTKENGRLWAHVVGVGQMTESQAQDVAGPTMVLFLSDGVVQIPALLRQQAWDTLQEQEERECLSSLSNCTVCVVSYSLQFHMAHVKTKCRFFLWIDELITTAYGAPKDSPPCCTTLPSVQQQIYDTWRSLSNQDSVHTQNVFSLSELLGEWKDERREQLLQEVGQLLKARSSPSGWAADRLTYQGEEVFCVPVSHLLIPQELHHSDDGSCTQSGLVPPSEDVDLNASRHGETVQPITNQCNRLADMPALLERIDSGHEVTLPGYEIILPGPEITLPVHGTTHSSECLGGEGAQAVRKDIRDNPWDMFAPAEEMLRTSSSSDLSMTSEPLEESLSLLEPPLAPPAPVPMATSTQVPSQKSGVSQKSEDRSLPPYQRPCPSYNLAPSCHSPCIQAPDPPLQPHPFEQEGVGWVKRRHRKNTNELLSAALLEEEAEQQVLSPPSWLFESLLVPRSRGEGPGCKPSAGPEDRHTNVHSDGTLFLYSYQPSDKLRQDLYQLKVPDSLLDWAVKYLLPAKQTDVAKATQQ; encoded by the exons ATGTCGCGTGGCAGGAGAGCGCAGCTTGCACCCTGGATAGAGCAGACCATCCTAAACTATGGCACCAAGGAGAATGGACGACTGTGGGCACATGTTGTTGGG GTGGGCCAGATGACCGAGTCCCAGGCCCAGGATGTTGCCGGGCCGACCATGGTGCTGTTCCTCTCTGATGGCGTTGTGCAGATTCCTGCCCTGCTCAGGCAGCAGGCATGGGACACGCTGCAGGA gcaggaggagagggagtgtttATCCAGTCTCTCTAACTGCACGGTTTGTGTAGTGTCATACAGTCTGCAGTTCCATATGGCCCATGTAAAG ACAAAGTGCAGATTCTTCCTGTGGATTGATGAACTGATCACTACAGCGTATGGAGCTCCTAAAGACAGTCCCCCCTGTTG CACAACACTCCCCTCGGTCCAACAGCAGATTTATGACACCTGGAG GTCCCTCTCTAACCAGGATTCTGTCCACACCCAGAATG TGTTCAGCCTGTCGGAGCTGCTGGGGGAGTGGAAGGACGAGCGTAGGGAGCAGCTCCTACAGGAGGTGGGGCAGCTGCTGAAGGCGCGGTCCAGCCCCTCTGGCTGGgctgcagacaggctgacatACCAG ggggaAGAAGTGTTCTGTGTCCCAGTTTCACATCTTCTCATCCCACAGGAGCTGCATCACTCAG ATGACGGCAGTTGTACCCAGAGTGGACTAGTCCCGCCTTCTGAAGACGTTGACTTGAATGCTTCCCGGCATGGAGAGACTGTTCAACCAATCACAAATCAGTGTAACAGGCTGGCAGACATGCCAGCCCTTCTTGAGAGAATAGACTCTGGCCATGAGGTCACACTTCCAGGTTATGAGATCATACTTCCTGGTCCTGAGATTACACTTCCTGTCCATGGGACCACTCATTCTAGTGAGTGtcttggaggggagggggctcaAGCCGTACGGAAAGACATCAGGGACAACCCGTGGGACATGTTTGCTCCTGCTGAAGAGATGCTCagaacctcctcctcatctgatT TATCTATGACCTCAGAGCCCCTAGAGGAGAGTCTGTCTCTGCTTGAACCCCCTTTGGCCCCGCCAGCACCCGTCCCCATGGCAACCAGCACCCAGGTGCCCTCCCAGAAGTCAGGGGTCAGCCAGAAATCAGAGGATCGTTCACTTCCTCCATACCAGAGACCTTGCCCCTCATACAACCTAGCCCCCTCTTGCCACTCTCCCTGCATCCAAGCCCCCGACCCTCCACTCCAGCCCCATCCATTTGAGCAGGAAGGAGTGGGGTGGGTAAAAAGGAGGCACAGGAAGAACACGAATGAGCTCCTCTCAGCTGCTCTTCTGGAGGAAGAGGCGGAGCAGCAGGTCCTCAGCCCACCCTCCTGGCTGTTTGAGTCTCTATTGGTTCCcagaagcaggggggaggggcctggctGTAAGCCATCAGCAGGACCAGAGGATAGACACACTAAC GTTCACAGTGATGGCACTTTGTTCTTGTACTCCTACCAGCCATCAGATAAGCTCCGCCAGGATCTCTACCAACTTAA AGTTCCAGACAGCTTGTTAGACTGGGCGGTCAAGTACCTTCTTCCTGCCAAGCAGACAGACGTTGCCAAGGCTACACAGCAGTGA
- the LOC136955705 gene encoding type-2 angiotensin II receptor-like produces METQYPYWHISRIAPSVIMAFCFLLGIPGNLAVVVVVVRNLERGNFTLRLMLNLALCDLLVLLCLPLVIYNLQKNWDLGPELCKTLFLLLHGGLNASVLTITLLSVQRYIHVLYPQNWARLGRLGEEALLLFLWGLAGLIAFPSIFVREIKSPSHLGSCSSEYPSKAVEMSVLLLQTVVGFLMPCCILGTSYFFLHRRVSLASQFRQQRLTKLVSSIMVSFFSCWAPLHLFNLLAAVNVVLKNKELERVCGIAWDFLIACSTFNSCLNPFLYAFASSGFRRDHPQPTST; encoded by the coding sequence ATGGAAACGCAGTATCCGTACTGGCACATCTCCCGCATTGCGCCAAGCGTCATCATGGCCTTCTGCTTCCTACTGGGCATCCCTGGAAACCTggcagtggtggtggtggtggtaagaAATCTGGAGCGTGGGAACTTTACTCTGCGTCTGATGCTGAACTTGGCTTTGTGTGACCTGCTGGTCTTGCTCTGCCTGCCTCTTGTCATCTATAACCTGCAGAAGAACTGGGACCTGGGCCCCGAACTCTGCAAGACACTCTTCCTCCTACTACATGGTGGTCTGAACGCCAGCGTGCTGACCATCACCCTACTGAGCGTGCAGCGCTACATCCATGTACTTTACCCTCAGAACTGGGCACGGCTGGGTCGCCTTGGGGAGGAGGCCCTGCTGTTATTCTTGTGGGGGCTTGCAGGACTCATAgccttcccctccatctttgTGCGAGAAATCAAATCCCCCAGCCACCTCGGTTCCTGCTCCTCAGAATACCCAAGCAAGGCTGTGGAGATGAGCGTGCTGCTGCTCCAGACCGTGGTGGGCTTCCTGATGCCCTGCTGCATCCTGGGAACCTCCTACTTCTTCCTCCATCGCAGGGTGAGTCTGGCCTCCCAGTTTCGACAGCAGCGCCTCACCAAGCTAGTCAGCAGCATCATGGTGTCCTTCTTCTCCTGCTGGGCTCCTCTGCACCTGTTCAACTTGCTGGCGGCGGTCAATGTGGTCTTGAAGAACAAGGAGTTGGAACGGGTGTGTGGGATTGCCTGGGACTTCCTCATCGCCTGCTCCACATTCAACAGCTGCCTGAATCCTTTCCTCTATGCCTTTGCTTCCTCTGGCTTCCGCAGGGACCATCCTCAGCCCACCAGCACATAG
- the nudt21 gene encoding cleavage and polyadenylation specificity factor subunit 5 → MSVVPPNRSSTGWPRGGSVQFGNKYMSAPAKPLTLERTINLYPLTNYTFGTKEPLYEKDSSVAARFQRMREEFDKMGMRRTVEGVLIVHEHRLPHVLLLQLGTTFFKLPGGELSPGEDEVEGLKRLMTEILGRQDGVKQDWVIDDCIGNWWRPNFEPPQYPYIPAHITKPKEHKKLFLVQLQEKALFAVPKNYKLVAAPLFELYDNAPGYGPIISSLPQLLSRFNFIYN, encoded by the exons ATGTCTGTCGTGCCTCCCAACCGTTCGTCCACCGGTTGGCCCCGTGGTGGGTCAGTTCAATTTGGTAACAAATACATGAGCGCGCCTGCAAAACCACTCACTCTGGAACGAACTATAAATCT ATACCCCCTCACCAACTACACATTTGGTACCAAGGAGCCTCTGTATGAGAAGGATAGCTCGGTGGCCGCACGCTTCCAGAGGATGCGGGAGGAGTTCGACAAGATGGGGATGCGAAGGACGGTGGAGGGTGTGCTTATTGTCCACGAACACCGGCTACCGCATGTGCTGCTCCTGCAGCTGGGAACAACGTTCTTCAAACT GCCTGGTGGAGAGTTAAGCCCAGGGGAGGATGAAGTAGAGGGGCTGAAACGCCTCATGACAGAG atcctGGGCCGCCAGGATGGAGTGAAGCAGGATTGGGTGATCGATGACTGTATCGGCAACTGGTGGCGTCCCAACTTTGAGCCACCTCAG TATCCCTACATTCCAGCCCACATTACCAAACCGAAGGAGCATAAGAAACTGTTTCTGGTGCAGCTGCAGGAAAAAG CCCTGTTTGCTGTCCCCAAGAATTACAAGCTAGTGGCTGCTCCCCTGTTTGAGCTCTATGACAACGCCCCTGGCTATGGACCAATCATATCCAGCCTACCACAGCTACTGAGCAG GTTCAACTTTATTTACAACTAG
- the ogfod1 gene encoding prolyl 3-hydroxylase OGFOD1, producing the protein MNSKRHQNDSNNSEERKKKKKREETAELSSIIDNEEVKKAVKEAWAQRAQYSHGGLELTCEPFPHCTIRNFLQSEAFTENLHRELLDLNFHEKSNDLYKFRQSDDLKKRKEPHITGLRAALFGRFRAWLGEVLEVELETTVDISCAKYQYTDVLLCHDDELEGRRVAFILYLVPPWESSDGGTLDLYSTDSMFQPQSIVKSLVPCWNTLVLFEVSPVSFHQVSEVLSEDKCRLSLSGWFHGPSLERPPRYMEPPIPRSPHLPRDETLLLEWLNPLYLDCVYQSQVQEEFEDSSEIQLKNFLKEEKFREVSEALQLAQVQWSKRGPPNKRCYEVALLDSLPPCVSACWELFCSEAFFLLLSNFTGLRLHYLSPSDEDSEEEKEEEEEEEENQEDEAAMRNRGATGSSGDRPTADENIKVKVQSVPVCSGELRRWSHGDFTLLNDADAASAEYALDLLLPLGCSDWQAQCGGFTSYVANEEDEELLTVYPEDNSLALVYRDKETLKFVKHINESSSSRLAAHESSKGFYDFAFVYYE; encoded by the exons ATGAATTCTAAGCGACACCAAAATGACAGCAACAACtcagaggaaagaaagaagaaaaagaaaagagaggagacagcagaACTTTCCTCCATTATTGACAACGAGGAAGTGAAGAAGGCGGTGAAGGAAGCTTGGGCACAGCGAGCACAGTACAGCCATG GCGGGCTGGAGCTGACCTGCGAGCCTTTCCCTCACTGCACCATACGCAACTTCCTTCAAAGCGAGGCCTTCACAGAGAACCTGCATAGAGAACTACTAGACCTCAATTTTCACGAGAAGTCCAACGACCTGTACAAATTCAGACAG TCAGATGAcctgaaaaagagaaaagagccTCACATCACTGGCCTCAG GGCAGCACTATTTGGACGGTTCCGAGCCTGGCTTGGAGAGGTGttggaggtggagctggagacGACAGTGGATATCTCTTGTGCCAAGTACCAGTATACAG ATGTTCTACTGTGTCATGATGATGAGTTGGAGGGCAGACGTGTGGCCTTTATCCTGTACCTGGTGCCCCCCTGGGAGAGCAGTGATGGAGGCACGCTGGATCTGTACAGCACTGATA GTATGTTTCAGCCCCAGAGTATAGTGAAGTCTCTGGTGCCTTGCTGGAACACTCTAGTTCTGTTTGAGGTTTCGCCCGTCTCCTTCCACCAG gtttcaGAGGTGTTGTCGGAGGATAAGTGTCGCCTGTCTCTGAGTGGCTGGTTCCATGGCCCATCTCTGGAGCGCCCACCTCGTTACATGGAGCCACCAATCCCCAGGAGCCCCCATCTCCCCAGAGAT gaGACTCTTTTGCTGGAGTGGTTGAACCCTCTCTATCTAGACTGTGTTTATCAGTCTCAAGTTCAGGAAGAATTTGAGGACAGCTCAGAGATCCAGCTCAAAAACTTCCTCAAG GAGGAGAAGTTTAGGGAGGTGAGTGAAGCATTACAGTTGGCCCAGGTCCAGTGGAGCAAGCGGGGTCCACCCAATAAAAG GTGCTATGAAGTGGCCTTGTTAGACTCCCTGCCtccgtgtgtgagtgcatgctgggagctcTTCTGCTCTGAGGCCTTCTTCCTACTGCTGTCCAACTTCACTGGCCTGAGACTGCACTACCTGAGCCCCAGTGATGAAgacagtgaggaggagaaggaggaggaagaggaggaggaggagaaccaaGAAGATGAGGCGGCCATGAGGAATAGAGGTGCCACAGGCTCATCTGGAGATAGACCAACAGCAGACGAGAATATAAAAGTCAaag TGCAGAGCGTGCCTGTGTGTTCTGGGGAGCTGCGTCGCTGGTCTCATGGAGACTTCACTCTACTGAACGATGCTGATGCTGCATCAGCAGAATACGCACTGGACCTGCTGCTGCCTCTGGGATGTTCAG acTGGCAGGCCCAGTGTGGAGGCTTTACCTCCTATGTGGCCaacgaggaggatgaggag ctcctgacagtGTATCCAGAAGACAACTCCCTGGCGCTCGTCTACAGAGACAAGGAAACACTCAAATTTGTCAAACATATTAATGAGAGCAGCTCCAGCCGGCTAGCTGCCCATGAAAGCTCAAAAGGCTTCTACGACTTTGCCTTTGTCTATTATGAATGA
- the tradd gene encoding tumor necrosis factor receptor type 1-associated DEATH domain protein isoform X2 has protein sequence MFKSMDMHSVKDVPWTGCAVLFLQSLCPSVNLLSLYKDPHGKFSVFKVIKLTLTDSVGGLVGYEILKLHDADPRLGVEVKFVDATVCRRFLESYSSGAVRQSLAQHSCRLLTSPLELEAETELRAGTHTLDNCPSLELCLQHIHQAQPERLRDDEVTALEQQLQNQALGHNPQRPVTQEVSPVPSNCFLFQKRAFEDRMLTPADLQCFSSGVGRQWKHVGRALGKTCRALKGPAIDNLAYEYEREGLYEQAYQLLSRFMQAEGRAARLGRLVRALEDCKLTSLAENMLENQP, from the exons ATGTTTAAG AGTATGGATATGCACAGTGTGAAAGATGTCCCATGGACAGGCTGTGCTGTCCTGTTCCTGCAGTCGCTGTGTCCCTCTGTGAACCTGCTCTCCCTCTACAAAGACCCACATGGCAAATTCAGCGTCTTCAAGGTCATCAAGCTCACCCTGACAG ACTCGGTGGGGGGTCTGGTGGGGTACGAGATCCTGAAGCTGCACGATGCCGACCCCCGGCTGGGCGTGGAGGTGAAGTTTGTGGACGCCACCGTGTGCCGGCGattcctggagagctacagcTCAGGCGCTGTGCGGCAGTCCCTCGCCCAGCACTCCTGCCGTCTGCTTACCAGCCCCTTGGAGCtcgaggcagagacagagctgAGGGCCGGCACGCACACCCTGGACAACTGCCCCTCCCTGGAGCTCTGTCTGCAGCACATCCACCAAGCACAG CCAGAGCGGCTGCGGGATGATGAGGTCACAGCATTGGAGCAGCAGTTGCAGAACCAGGCCCTAGGCCACAACCCTCAGCGACCTGTCACACAGGAAGTGTCTCCAGTGCCCAGCAATTGCTTTCTGTTTCAGAAGAGGGCCTTTG AGGACCGCATGCTGACGCCCGCGGACCTGCAGTGTTTCTCCAGCGGGGTGGGCCGCCAGTGGAAGCATGTGGGCCGGGCCCTGGGGAAAACCTGCCGTGCACTGAAGGGTCCGGCCATAGACAACCTGGCGTACGAGtacgagagagaggggctctACGAGCAGGCCTACCAGCTGCTTAGCCGCTTCATGCAGGCGGAGGGGCGGGCTGCCAGGCTGGGCAGGCTGGTCAGAGCTCTGGAGGACTGCAAACTCACCAGCCTGGCAGAAAACATGCTGGAAAACCAGCCATGA
- the tradd gene encoding tumor necrosis factor receptor type 1-associated DEATH domain protein isoform X1 — protein MDMHSVKDVPWTGCAVLFLQSLCPSVNLLSLYKDPHGKFSVFKVIKLTLTDSVGGLVGYEILKLHDADPRLGVEVKFVDATVCRRFLESYSSGAVRQSLAQHSCRLLTSPLELEAETELRAGTHTLDNCPSLELCLQHIHQAQPERLRDDEVTALEQQLQNQALGHNPQRPVTQEVSPVPSNCFLFQKRAFEDRMLTPADLQCFSSGVGRQWKHVGRALGKTCRALKGPAIDNLAYEYEREGLYEQAYQLLSRFMQAEGRAARLGRLVRALEDCKLTSLAENMLENQP, from the exons ATGGATATGCACAGTGTGAAAGATGTCCCATGGACAGGCTGTGCTGTCCTGTTCCTGCAGTCGCTGTGTCCCTCTGTGAACCTGCTCTCCCTCTACAAAGACCCACATGGCAAATTCAGCGTCTTCAAGGTCATCAAGCTCACCCTGACAG ACTCGGTGGGGGGTCTGGTGGGGTACGAGATCCTGAAGCTGCACGATGCCGACCCCCGGCTGGGCGTGGAGGTGAAGTTTGTGGACGCCACCGTGTGCCGGCGattcctggagagctacagcTCAGGCGCTGTGCGGCAGTCCCTCGCCCAGCACTCCTGCCGTCTGCTTACCAGCCCCTTGGAGCtcgaggcagagacagagctgAGGGCCGGCACGCACACCCTGGACAACTGCCCCTCCCTGGAGCTCTGTCTGCAGCACATCCACCAAGCACAG CCAGAGCGGCTGCGGGATGATGAGGTCACAGCATTGGAGCAGCAGTTGCAGAACCAGGCCCTAGGCCACAACCCTCAGCGACCTGTCACACAGGAAGTGTCTCCAGTGCCCAGCAATTGCTTTCTGTTTCAGAAGAGGGCCTTTG AGGACCGCATGCTGACGCCCGCGGACCTGCAGTGTTTCTCCAGCGGGGTGGGCCGCCAGTGGAAGCATGTGGGCCGGGCCCTGGGGAAAACCTGCCGTGCACTGAAGGGTCCGGCCATAGACAACCTGGCGTACGAGtacgagagagaggggctctACGAGCAGGCCTACCAGCTGCTTAGCCGCTTCATGCAGGCGGAGGGGCGGGCTGCCAGGCTGGGCAGGCTGGTCAGAGCTCTGGAGGACTGCAAACTCACCAGCCTGGCAGAAAACATGCTGGAAAACCAGCCATGA